The following proteins come from a genomic window of Negativicutes bacterium:
- a CDS encoding C40 family peptidase — MSKILRIFVLALVFVSYFSVANAAFRTGDQGEDILKIQNRLNDLGYSVVADGDYGSATAAAVRAFQADRGLDSDGIVGQATYRAMLGSEMPVSRSGSTSMVRGIIQNAYQYIGTPYVYGGTSPGGFDCSGFVRYVFANYGVYLPRTADAQYEVGRHVSSLQPGDLVFFSTDGYGVSHSGIYIGNNEFISATSSSGVRVDSLAYGYWGRCYIGASRIL, encoded by the coding sequence GTGTCAAAGATCTTACGTATTTTTGTCCTAGCACTAGTTTTTGTTAGCTATTTTTCAGTTGCAAATGCAGCATTTAGAACAGGAGACCAAGGCGAAGACATCCTGAAAATCCAAAATAGGTTAAATGACTTAGGGTATAGTGTTGTTGCAGATGGTGATTACGGCTCAGCTACGGCTGCAGCGGTAAGAGCGTTTCAAGCCGATAGAGGCCTTGATAGTGACGGTATTGTCGGACAGGCCACTTATCGTGCGATGTTAGGTAGTGAAATGCCGGTTAGCCGTTCTGGTTCAACCTCAATGGTTAGAGGCATTATTCAAAATGCTTACCAATATATTGGAACACCATATGTTTATGGTGGCACTAGTCCAGGTGGATTTGATTGTTCGGGATTTGTAAGATATGTTTTTGCTAATTATGGTGTCTATTTGCCTCGTACAGCTGATGCTCAATATGAAGTTGGTAGACATGTATCTTCCCTACAACCGGGAGATTTAGTGTTTTTCTCAACTGATGGCTATGGAGTATCACATTCCGGTATATACATTGGCAATAATGAATTTATCAGCGCTACTTCCAGTAGTGGGGTAAGAGTTGATTCTTTAGCCTATGGTTACTGGGGTAGATGCTATATTGGAGCAAGTCGAATATTATAA